From the Bacteroidota bacterium genome, one window contains:
- the cysC gene encoding adenylyl-sulfate kinase translates to MAQSTNIVQHNYKITKADRLQLLKQRPCVLWFTGLSGSGKSSLADALESRLHTNGYKTYLLDGDNIRFGLNKNLDFSDEGRKENIRRIGEVSKLFTDAGLIVLTAFVSPFKDDRQMVRELLPPGDFIEIFVNTPIEICEQRDVKGLYKKARAGEIKDFTGISSPYEAPENAEVEIKTHNRSIDSCVDELMDAIKTIIN, encoded by the coding sequence ATGGCGCAAAGTACCAACATTGTTCAGCATAATTATAAAATTACGAAAGCCGACCGCTTGCAGTTACTAAAGCAAAGGCCATGTGTTTTATGGTTTACAGGATTAAGCGGCAGTGGCAAATCTTCTTTGGCCGATGCGCTGGAGTCGCGTTTGCATACTAATGGTTATAAGACCTATTTGTTAGATGGCGATAACATTCGTTTTGGCTTAAATAAGAATTTAGATTTTAGTGATGAAGGTAGAAAGGAGAACATTAGAAGAATAGGAGAGGTGTCAAAACTTTTTACCGATGCCGGGCTGATTGTGCTAACCGCATTTGTGTCGCCATTTAAAGATGACAGGCAAATGGTGAGGGAGCTATTACCACCTGGTGATTTTATCGAAATTTTTGTGAACACTCCCATCGAAATATGTGAGCAGCGCGATGTAAAAGGATTATATAAAAAGGCTAGAGCAGGGGAGATAAAAGATTTTACCGGAATAAGTTCACCTTATGAAGCTCCCGAAAATGCTGAGGTAGAAATAAAAACACACAATCGTTCAATTGATTCTTGTGTTGATGAATTAATGGACGCTATAAAGACAATAATTAATTAA
- the cysD gene encoding sulfate adenylyltransferase subunit CysD, with product MVNYNLDQLNELESESIYIIREAAAQFERPALLFSGGKDSIVMSWMARKAFYPAPIPFPLVHVDTGHNFPEAIEYRDMYMKLINANLIVGLVQDSINQGKVKEEKGPRASRNALQTVTLLDTVAAHKFNALMGGARRDEEKARAKERIFSHRDEFGQWDPKNQRPELWMLLNGKHSIGEHFRVFPISNWTEMDVWMYIKKENIPIPSIYFSHEREVFERDGMVLSTAPFIPQIEGEKPEKRIVRYRTVGDMTCTGAVYSSASTIDDIIAEVTVARTTERGTRADDKRTEAAMEDRKKAGYF from the coding sequence ATGGTCAATTATAATTTAGATCAATTGAATGAGTTAGAATCGGAATCGATTTACATCATTCGCGAGGCAGCCGCTCAGTTTGAGCGACCAGCCTTATTATTCTCAGGTGGTAAGGATTCAATTGTAATGAGTTGGATGGCGCGCAAAGCATTTTATCCGGCTCCTATTCCTTTTCCATTAGTGCATGTTGATACGGGGCACAATTTTCCTGAAGCCATTGAGTATCGCGACATGTATATGAAGCTCATCAATGCCAACCTCATTGTTGGATTGGTTCAGGATTCAATAAATCAAGGAAAAGTAAAGGAAGAAAAAGGACCTCGGGCATCGCGTAACGCGTTGCAAACGGTTACCTTGCTTGATACCGTTGCAGCGCACAAGTTCAATGCTTTGATGGGAGGTGCCCGCAGAGATGAAGAGAAGGCGCGTGCCAAGGAGCGTATTTTTTCGCATCGTGACGAGTTCGGACAATGGGATCCTAAAAATCAACGCCCGGAACTTTGGATGTTATTAAATGGTAAGCATTCAATAGGTGAACATTTTAGGGTGTTTCCTATAAGTAATTGGACCGAAATGGATGTTTGGATGTATATTAAAAAAGAAAATATTCCTATACCAAGTATCTATTTTTCGCATGAGCGCGAAGTGTTTGAGCGCGATGGAATGGTACTTTCTACTGCACCATTCATTCCGCAGATTGAAGGCGAAAAACCAGAAAAGAGAATAGTTCGTTACCGTACCGTAGGCGATATGACTTGCACAGGTGCCGTTTATTCTAGTGCAAGCACCATAGATGATATTATTGCTGAAGTAACCGTAGCGAGAACTACAGAGCGCGGCACACGTGCCGATGATAAACGTACCGAAGCAGCAATGGAAGACCGTAAGAAGGCAGGTTATTTTTAG
- the cysN gene encoding sulfate adenylyltransferase subunit CysN: MELLRFTTAGSVDDGKSTLIGRLLYDSKSIFEDQLEALEESSKRRGHADVDLSLLTDGLRAEREQGITIDVAYRYFATPKRKFIIADTPGHIQYTRNMVTGASTANLALILVDARHGIIEQTNRHSFIASLLNISHLVVCINKMDLVDYNEDAFNKIVEDYKVLASKLDVKDVNFIPISALKGDNVVDRSEKMKWYQGPTLMYLLEHIHISSDINHIDCRFPVQYVIRPREDKWHDYRGYAGRIASGIFRKGDKVSVLPSGFKSTIKSIDLFDKSLDEGFAPQSVSITLEDDIDISRGDMIVRENNIPNSGQDIEMMMCWFSETPMQLNGKYTVRHTSRETKCIIKEVRYRVDVNTYNRNEDDKSIGMNDICRINLRTQLPLFYDSYRKNRLTGSVILIDEATNNTVAAGMII; this comes from the coding sequence ATGGAACTACTCCGATTTACCACAGCAGGAAGCGTTGATGATGGAAAGAGCACATTGATAGGACGCCTGCTATACGATTCAAAATCTATTTTTGAAGATCAACTAGAAGCACTTGAAGAAAGCAGTAAGCGCAGGGGTCATGCTGATGTTGACTTGTCGCTATTAACTGATGGGTTGCGTGCAGAGCGAGAGCAAGGCATCACGATTGATGTAGCGTACCGATATTTCGCTACGCCAAAACGCAAGTTTATAATTGCCGACACCCCAGGGCACATACAATACACCCGAAACATGGTAACAGGGGCTTCTACTGCTAACCTGGCGCTTATATTAGTGGATGCCCGTCATGGCATAATTGAGCAAACCAACAGGCACTCATTTATTGCTTCCTTATTAAATATTTCACACTTGGTGGTATGTATTAATAAAATGGACCTAGTAGATTATAATGAGGATGCATTCAACAAAATTGTAGAGGATTATAAAGTACTTGCATCGAAGTTAGATGTCAAGGATGTTAACTTTATTCCAATAAGTGCATTGAAAGGAGATAATGTGGTTGACCGCTCTGAAAAAATGAAATGGTACCAAGGTCCAACACTTATGTATTTACTTGAGCATATCCATATCAGCAGCGATATTAATCATATAGATTGTCGTTTTCCGGTACAATACGTAATCCGACCTCGCGAAGATAAGTGGCATGATTACCGTGGCTATGCCGGCCGCATTGCCAGCGGAATATTTCGCAAGGGTGATAAGGTGTCAGTGCTACCTAGCGGCTTCAAGTCTACAATCAAGTCTATTGATCTGTTTGATAAGTCATTGGATGAAGGATTTGCCCCACAATCAGTAAGCATAACACTTGAGGATGATATAGACATTAGCAGAGGGGATATGATCGTACGTGAAAATAATATTCCTAATTCAGGCCAGGATATTGAAATGATGATGTGTTGGTTTAGCGAAACTCCGATGCAACTGAATGGGAAGTACACAGTAAGACATACTTCACGCGAAACAAAATGCATAATAAAAGAAGTGCGTTATCGTGTTGATGTAAACACCTACAATCGTAACGAAGATGATAAGAGTATAGGGATGAATGATATATGCCGCATCAATCTGCGCACACAACTTCCTTTGTTTTACGATAGCTATCGCAAAAATCGCCTTACAGGAAGCGTCATCTTGATAGACGAAGCAACAAATAACACGGTGGCTGCGGGAATGATTATTTAA